The Desmonostoc muscorum LEGE 12446 genome includes a region encoding these proteins:
- the kaiB gene encoding circadian clock protein KaiB: MNKARKTYVLKLYVAGNTPNSVRALKTLKNILEQEFEGVYALKVIDVLKSPQLAEEDKILATPTLSKILPPPVRKIIGDLSDRERVLIGLDLLYEELSEEDFTE; this comes from the coding sequence ATGAATAAAGCCAGAAAGACCTACGTTCTCAAGCTTTATGTAGCAGGGAACACGCCTAATTCAGTACGGGCATTAAAAACACTCAAAAATATTTTAGAACAGGAGTTTGAAGGTGTTTATGCGTTAAAAGTGATCGATGTCCTGAAAAGCCCGCAACTCGCCGAAGAAGATAAAATATTGGCAACGCCAACATTGTCTAAAATTTTGCCTCCACCAGTTCGCAAAATTATCGGCGATCTTTCAGATAGAGAACGAGTATTAATTGGATTAGATTTACTTTATGAGGAATTAAGTGAAGAAGACTTTACCGAATAA
- a CDS encoding KaiA family protein, which yields MLLPILIFQRDVNKYLKNPVDLANQNGVVAWIYNLISGKIGQFCYRPVAVTTSGTINSSQYWLQRHPNEPDNDKHFYVFASYSQKRQQHFQEMTLGERQELLNQLKLDYSDILIDYFTTDKTLKEKIDKFINTIFYANIPVPQIIEIHMEVIDEFSKQLKLEGRSDETLLDYRLTLIDILAHLCEVYRSSISK from the coding sequence ATGTTATTACCTATATTGATTTTCCAACGTGATGTTAACAAATATTTAAAGAATCCAGTTGATTTAGCCAACCAAAATGGTGTAGTTGCGTGGATATATAATTTAATTTCCGGCAAAATTGGGCAATTTTGCTATCGACCTGTTGCTGTAACTACCTCTGGAACAATCAACTCTTCACAATATTGGTTGCAACGCCACCCAAATGAACCAGATAATGACAAGCATTTTTATGTGTTTGCTAGTTACTCGCAAAAAAGGCAACAGCATTTCCAGGAGATGACTCTAGGAGAACGTCAAGAATTATTAAACCAGTTGAAATTAGATTACAGCGATATTCTTATAGATTATTTTACCACAGATAAAACCCTTAAAGAAAAAATTGATAAATTTATCAACACTATATTTTATGCTAATATTCCTGTGCCCCAAATTATCGAAATTCACATGGAAGTAATTGATGAATTTTCCAAACAGCTAAAATTAGAAGGAAGGAGTGATGAAACTTTACTCGATTACCGTCTGACGTTGATAGATATCCTCGCTCACTTGTGCGAAGTCTATAGATCTTCGATTTCTAAATAA
- the kaiC gene encoding circadian clock protein KaiC — MSQNEQREPKKPPLIGGVEKIRTMIEGFDDISHGGLPISRTTLISGTSGTGKTLLSLQFLYNGITYFDESGVFVTFEESPSDIIKNAHIFGWNLPRLIEEGKLFILDASPDPEGQDIVGNFDLSALIERLQYAIRKYKAKRVSIDSITAVFQQYEAMGVVRREIFRLVARLKQLSVTTVITTERSEEYGPVASFGVEEFVSDNVVIVRNVLEGERRRRTIEILKLRGTTHMKGEYPFTITNEGVNIFPLGAMRLTQRSSNVRVSSGVKTLDEMCGGGFFKDSIILATGATGTGKTLLVSKFIQDGCLNGEQAILFAYEESRAQLSRNASSWGIDFEELEHQGLLKIICTYPESTGLEDHLQIIKSEIAIFKPARIAIDSLSALARGVSNNAFRQFVIGVTGYAKQEEITGFFTNTTDQFMGSHSITDSHISTITDTILMLQYVEIRGEMSRAINVFKMRGSWHDKGIREYNITADGPEIKDSFRNYERIVSGAPTRVSIDEKAELSRIVRRFEDKQSSDS, encoded by the coding sequence ATGAGTCAAAACGAGCAAAGAGAACCAAAAAAACCGCCGTTAATTGGGGGCGTAGAAAAAATTCGCACGATGATTGAGGGGTTTGACGACATTAGTCATGGTGGATTACCCATTAGTAGAACTACCTTGATTAGTGGCACATCAGGCACGGGAAAAACTTTATTATCTCTTCAGTTTCTTTATAACGGTATTACCTACTTTGACGAATCAGGAGTATTTGTCACCTTTGAAGAATCGCCCAGTGATATTATTAAAAACGCTCATATTTTTGGGTGGAACTTGCCACGCTTAATTGAAGAAGGCAAGTTATTTATTCTCGATGCATCTCCCGATCCAGAAGGACAAGATATCGTTGGCAATTTTGACCTTTCTGCCCTGATTGAGCGCTTGCAATATGCTATTCGTAAATATAAAGCCAAACGAGTTTCCATAGACTCAATCACAGCGGTGTTTCAACAGTATGAAGCAATGGGAGTCGTGCGGCGGGAAATTTTTCGCTTGGTAGCACGTCTCAAACAACTGAGTGTCACCACTGTTATTACCACTGAACGCAGCGAAGAATATGGCCCTGTTGCATCTTTTGGAGTCGAAGAATTTGTTTCCGATAATGTTGTAATTGTTCGCAACGTTTTAGAAGGAGAACGCCGCCGTCGCACAATTGAAATTCTCAAATTGCGCGGTACAACTCATATGAAAGGCGAGTATCCCTTTACAATTACTAATGAAGGAGTCAACATTTTTCCATTGGGGGCAATGCGCTTGACTCAACGTTCTTCTAATGTCAGAGTATCTTCTGGTGTCAAAACATTAGATGAAATGTGCGGTGGTGGTTTCTTCAAAGATTCAATTATCTTAGCAACAGGAGCCACGGGTACTGGCAAAACCCTATTAGTTAGTAAGTTTATTCAAGATGGCTGTCTCAATGGAGAACAGGCGATCTTATTTGCTTATGAAGAATCACGCGCCCAACTCTCTCGTAACGCTTCTTCTTGGGGAATTGATTTTGAGGAATTAGAACATCAGGGTTTACTCAAAATAATTTGTACCTATCCGGAATCCACTGGCTTAGAAGACCACTTACAAATCATTAAATCGGAAATTGCGATTTTTAAACCAGCTCGCATCGCCATTGACTCACTCTCAGCACTAGCCAGGGGAGTAAGCAATAATGCATTTCGGCAGTTTGTGATTGGTGTTACAGGTTATGCCAAACAAGAAGAAATTACGGGTTTCTTTACTAACACAACCGACCAATTTATGGGATCGCATTCCATTACAGACTCTCATATTTCCACGATTACCGATACAATTTTGATGTTACAGTACGTAGAAATTCGTGGAGAAATGTCGCGGGCAATTAACGTATTTAAAATGAGAGGCTCTTGGCACGATAAGGGCATTCGCGAGTATAATATCACTGCCGATGGGCCAGAAATTAAAGATTCATTCCGGAACTACGAACGGATTGTTAGCGGTGCTCCTACTCGCGTTAGTATCGATGAAAAGGCGGAACTTTCTCGCATCGTCAGACGTTTTGAAGATAAACAGAGTTCCGATTCCTAA
- a CDS encoding ArnT family glycosyltransferase gives MRMKLSVKGTVNQWFNKMGRNSTLGVTGSILWLMVIGWIAFGWNLGTIGLIDETEPLFAEASRQMFITGDWITPFFNGDTRFDKPALIYWCQAIAYAIIGVNEWAVRLPSAIAAFGLICLAFYTVQWYLAKQDELEQVSRPTRRYLISFLAAALMALNGETIIWARIGVSDMLLTGCMASVFLCFFVGYAMGGWKNAGGAGGAGEAGGAGGERITNAPFPNNWYLGCYVLIAAGILTKGPVGIVLPGLIIFAFLLYVGKLREVLWEMRPVVGILIIFGLSVPWYALVIWRNGWNYINAFFGYHNLERFTEVVNGHSAPWYFYFVIVLLGFAPYSVYLPVAIFRLKFWQRSHWRSLERFQQLSLFAWFWFAGIFGFFSIAVTKLPSYVLPLMPAAAILVALLWSDLFLGTRKEDAGTRGHGDTEKLLPASLRLPVPASFLFWSGWVNVVFLSVLATALFNIIYILGSDPAITNFHELIKQSGLPAIGGVIWLLCAVLVAGLLLSRRWDYIITMNVLGFVAFLIFFLTPALFFIDQERQLPLRQLSAIIQQVKQPNEELVMLGFKKPSVVFYSQTHVNYFRFPQEALEHLQNQAGKALKPPSLLLLAEQKKLLQMDLQPDDYKNLSTKGAYNLIRVPFLKKKKEKIDIS, from the coding sequence ATGAGAATGAAATTGAGTGTTAAGGGCACTGTTAATCAGTGGTTCAACAAAATGGGAAGGAATTCAACCCTTGGTGTAACGGGGTCGATTTTGTGGTTGATGGTGATTGGCTGGATAGCTTTTGGGTGGAATTTGGGCACCATTGGCTTGATTGATGAGACAGAGCCGCTGTTTGCAGAAGCTTCCCGCCAGATGTTCATTACAGGTGATTGGATCACCCCATTTTTCAATGGTGACACTCGTTTCGATAAACCTGCTTTAATTTACTGGTGTCAGGCGATCGCTTATGCAATTATTGGAGTCAATGAGTGGGCAGTACGCCTTCCTTCTGCGATCGCTGCATTTGGCTTAATTTGTTTAGCTTTTTACACTGTGCAGTGGTATTTGGCTAAACAAGACGAATTAGAGCAAGTTTCACGTCCCACTCGCCGCTACTTAATATCTTTTTTAGCAGCAGCCCTCATGGCGCTCAATGGCGAAACAATTATTTGGGCGAGAATCGGTGTCTCTGATATGTTGCTTACTGGCTGCATGGCATCAGTTTTTTTGTGTTTCTTTGTGGGGTACGCAATGGGAGGGTGGAAGAATGCAGGGGGAGCTGGGGGAGCAGGGGAAGCAGGGGGAGCAGGGGGAGAAAGAATAACTAATGCCCCATTCCCCAATAACTGGTACTTAGGTTGTTATGTTCTGATTGCTGCCGGAATTTTGACTAAAGGGCCGGTGGGAATCGTCTTGCCAGGGCTAATTATTTTCGCCTTTTTGCTATATGTGGGAAAATTGCGGGAGGTATTGTGGGAAATGCGTCCCGTCGTAGGTATACTGATAATTTTTGGTTTATCAGTGCCCTGGTATGCATTAGTGATTTGGCGCAATGGCTGGAATTATATTAATGCCTTTTTTGGTTATCACAACCTAGAACGCTTTACAGAAGTAGTTAATGGTCACTCAGCACCTTGGTATTTTTACTTTGTAATAGTGTTATTGGGCTTTGCACCATACTCAGTGTATTTACCAGTAGCTATATTCAGACTGAAATTTTGGCAGCGATCGCACTGGCGATCCCTTGAACGTTTTCAGCAATTGAGTTTATTTGCCTGGTTCTGGTTTGCTGGTATCTTTGGCTTTTTTAGCATTGCTGTCACCAAACTCCCTAGCTATGTATTGCCTCTAATGCCAGCAGCAGCAATTTTAGTAGCGCTGTTGTGGAGCGACCTTTTTTTGGGTACGCGCAAAGAAGACGCGGGGACACGGGGACACGGGGACACGGAGAAATTACTCCCCGCGTCTTTGCGTCTCCCCGTCCCCGCGTCTTTCCTCTTCTGGAGTGGTTGGGTGAATGTAGTGTTTTTATCAGTTCTGGCAACCGCGCTGTTTAACATCATCTATATATTAGGTAGCGATCCAGCCATAACTAACTTCCACGAACTAATTAAACAATCTGGTTTACCAGCCATTGGTGGGGTAATTTGGCTCCTTTGTGCTGTTTTGGTTGCGGGGTTACTACTGAGTCGCCGCTGGGACTATATTATCACCATGAATGTACTGGGATTTGTAGCGTTTTTAATTTTTTTCCTGACGCCCGCTTTGTTTTTTATCGATCAGGAACGTCAATTACCCTTAAGACAACTGTCTGCAATCATACAGCAGGTCAAACAACCAAATGAAGAACTGGTCATGCTTGGGTTTAAAAAGCCAAGCGTAGTGTTTTATAGTCAAACTCACGTCAATTATTTCAGATTTCCCCAAGAGGCTCTAGAACATCTTCAAAACCAGGCAGGTAAGGCACTAAAGCCCCCTTCGCTACTGCTTTTGGCTGAACAGAAAAAGCTTCTGCAAATGGACTTACAGCCAGATGATTACAAGAATTTATCCACTAAGGGTGCTTACAATTTGATTCGCGTTCCTTTTTTGAAAAAGAAAAAGGAAAAAATAGACATATCATAA
- a CDS encoding hybrid sensor histidine kinase/response regulator: MSMLDYPLYDFQATVPSCPQTSTLAVVLEIFEKEQCDRLVVLNQQQEPVGLLYSARLIQKLLGHSDDKNLNLQQSLSVLDQALIDPIQTIPVSERVEQFSWRLSEQLAQKQQNLDWALIDSDGKYLGLVDTSSLLRSLAKEKMAGSLNSDAVQTHSQPQTPNQPQPSVQKPLVKLLERLPWPLMLETGNGEVVAQNPAWWQQLGILKDPEGVRRQVEAILTPFRAKKPEYVKQRGIKVHPNGGEEQPTPRLLVKSEPGLSSLNDLTEADTASQTTSSRCFLDAQLGTCTCVVEVQNGQERIWQFAKIPLDSPELKVMGAESEIPLSTDLWLVLATDVTEQQQLCKELAAKNADLIQLNRLKDEFLACISHELKTPLTAVLGLSRLLVDQQLGELNERQARYAGLIHQSGRHLMSVVNDILDLTRMETGQMDLTLAPVKIRAVCDRALSEVKAIHTQSTKVTVASPTSNTRSSAPQFSLCIEPGLDQIVADELRLRQMLIHLLSNAFKFTEISGEIGLRVSRWEGWIAFTVWDTGIGIPEHQQHLIFQKFQQLENPLTRQFEGTGLGLVLTRALARLHGGDVSFLSREGKGSQFTLLLPPSPPKAGFSEPDIETREDSQKRHQQTREILPAGRQHVTNSTQYHAASSQRLVLVVEAVARYIEDLTEQLKSVGYRVVIARSGTEAVEKARRLQPIAIFLNPLLPLLSGWDVLTLLKSDAATRHISVILTATAAEKEQAFANRADGFLSLPVEHQVLAPLLEKLCTVQGVLPLGSDNNASLPIQTPLRILRLVNPEFESVSPHSSLREHRVIEVDDLDQAELLARVWQFDVILLDVETSTAQTYLQQLIQHPRLAAIPLVTCDVATTLKASQIPGLSVFPYLTPFGKDASTPTEKTDALLSVLQIASGVCCPPNILVVDLAMLRDLPQVRRKQVKGDRTENNCSISSETAERGSEWFQALIQYLQTAGFKAAMSPCWAEVLQQIRHQSVDLLLICLGESAIHKDVLKALKTLGDSPLKLPPILVLNQPLNRPESISQPGVSDKGIHKPRKNGLESVENIVSAIATQILPRSISMEDLLNQINQALAINSQNEKC; this comes from the coding sequence ATGTCAATGCTAGATTACCCGCTTTATGACTTTCAAGCAACCGTACCTAGCTGCCCCCAAACAAGTACTCTGGCGGTGGTGCTGGAGATTTTTGAGAAAGAGCAGTGCGATCGCTTGGTAGTACTTAATCAACAGCAAGAGCCCGTCGGATTGCTGTACTCTGCCCGTTTAATCCAAAAATTATTAGGCCATAGTGACGATAAAAATTTAAATTTACAGCAATCACTTTCTGTATTGGATCAAGCTCTAATTGATCCAATACAGACAATACCAGTTTCTGAGCGCGTAGAGCAATTTAGCTGGCGTTTGTCTGAACAACTTGCCCAAAAACAGCAAAATTTGGATTGGGCGTTGATTGACTCCGACGGTAAATATTTGGGGCTAGTGGATACGTCAAGCCTGTTGCGATCGCTCGCTAAGGAAAAAATGGCTGGCTCCCTCAATTCTGATGCTGTACAAACTCACTCCCAACCGCAGACGCCAAATCAACCCCAGCCATCGGTACAAAAACCATTGGTGAAGTTGCTGGAAAGACTGCCTTGGCCTTTGATGTTGGAAACGGGTAATGGCGAGGTAGTAGCCCAAAATCCAGCTTGGTGGCAACAATTAGGAATTTTAAAAGACCCAGAAGGAGTCAGGCGTCAGGTAGAGGCAATACTTACCCCCTTCCGAGCCAAGAAACCAGAATACGTTAAGCAACGAGGAATCAAAGTTCATCCCAATGGTGGTGAAGAACAACCAACGCCACGGTTGTTGGTTAAAAGTGAACCAGGCTTGTCTAGTCTCAACGACCTAACAGAAGCAGATACAGCCTCACAAACTACATCCAGTCGCTGCTTTTTGGATGCTCAACTAGGTACTTGTACTTGCGTTGTGGAAGTGCAAAATGGTCAGGAACGAATCTGGCAATTTGCCAAAATTCCATTAGATAGTCCAGAACTGAAAGTCATGGGTGCTGAATCAGAGATTCCACTCAGCACTGATTTGTGGTTGGTTTTAGCGACTGATGTCACTGAACAGCAGCAGCTATGCAAAGAATTAGCAGCCAAGAATGCCGATTTAATTCAACTAAATCGCTTGAAAGATGAGTTTTTAGCTTGTATTAGTCATGAACTGAAAACTCCCCTCACTGCCGTTTTGGGATTATCACGATTGCTAGTAGATCAGCAATTGGGAGAACTTAACGAGCGTCAAGCTCGTTATGCGGGACTGATTCATCAAAGCGGACGCCATTTGATGAGTGTGGTCAATGATATTTTAGATTTGACCAGGATGGAGACAGGACAAATGGATCTAACACTAGCCCCAGTCAAAATTCGGGCTGTGTGCGATCGCGCTTTATCCGAAGTCAAAGCCATTCACACTCAAAGCACCAAAGTCACAGTCGCGTCCCCAACTTCAAATACCCGTTCCTCTGCTCCCCAATTCAGCCTCTGTATTGAACCAGGTCTAGACCAAATTGTTGCAGATGAATTACGCCTGCGTCAGATGCTCATACATCTACTTTCCAACGCCTTCAAATTCACTGAAATATCAGGCGAAATTGGGCTGCGGGTGAGTCGTTGGGAAGGATGGATTGCCTTTACAGTTTGGGACACAGGCATTGGTATTCCTGAACACCAGCAACATTTAATATTTCAAAAATTCCAACAACTAGAAAATCCCCTCACCCGTCAGTTTGAAGGCACTGGTTTGGGGCTGGTATTAACTCGCGCCCTGGCTCGGCTGCACGGAGGAGATGTCAGCTTTTTATCTCGTGAAGGTAAAGGTAGCCAGTTCACACTGCTGCTACCGCCCAGTCCTCCAAAAGCAGGTTTCTCAGAGCCAGATATCGAAACCAGAGAAGACAGCCAAAAACGACACCAACAAACACGAGAAATTCTTCCAGCAGGTCGTCAGCATGTCACTAATTCTACACAGTATCATGCCGCTAGTTCCCAACGGCTGGTTTTGGTAGTGGAAGCAGTAGCCCGATATATTGAAGATTTGACCGAACAACTCAAAAGTGTAGGATATCGCGTAGTGATTGCGCGATCGGGAACAGAAGCAGTAGAAAAAGCTCGACGCTTGCAACCAATAGCGATATTTCTCAATCCCTTGCTACCCTTGCTCTCCGGCTGGGATGTACTGACTTTACTTAAATCTGACGCCGCAACTCGTCATATATCTGTAATTCTGACAGCAACGGCGGCCGAAAAAGAGCAAGCATTTGCCAACCGAGCCGATGGTTTCTTAAGCTTGCCAGTAGAACATCAGGTGTTAGCACCACTCCTAGAAAAATTATGTACTGTACAAGGAGTTTTACCGCTAGGGTCAGACAATAACGCCAGTCTCCCAATTCAAACGCCACTGCGAATTCTCAGGTTAGTGAATCCTGAGTTTGAATCAGTCAGTCCCCACTCCTCCCTGCGAGAACATCGGGTGATTGAAGTCGATGACCTAGATCAGGCAGAACTCTTGGCGCGGGTGTGGCAATTTGATGTCATTTTGCTAGATGTAGAGACTAGTACCGCCCAAACTTATTTGCAACAACTCATCCAACACCCACGTTTAGCAGCCATACCGTTGGTTACTTGCGATGTTGCAACTACACTAAAAGCCTCACAAATACCGGGGTTATCTGTATTTCCTTACTTAACACCATTTGGAAAAGACGCCAGCACTCCCACGGAGAAAACAGATGCCTTACTATCAGTATTGCAAATTGCTTCTGGTGTTTGCTGCCCTCCCAACATTTTGGTAGTGGATTTGGCTATGCTGCGTGATTTACCACAGGTAAGACGCAAGCAAGTCAAAGGCGATCGCACTGAAAACAATTGTTCAATCAGTAGTGAAACTGCCGAACGGGGGTCTGAGTGGTTCCAAGCTTTAATTCAGTACCTACAAACAGCAGGCTTCAAAGCAGCGATGAGTCCCTGTTGGGCAGAAGTGTTACAACAAATTCGTCATCAAAGCGTTGACTTGTTATTAATTTGCTTAGGAGAATCAGCTATCCATAAAGACGTACTCAAAGCCTTGAAAACCTTGGGAGATTCGCCTTTGAAGTTACCACCAATTTTAGTACTCAACCAGCCATTGAATCGCCCGGAAAGTATTTCCCAGCCTGGGGTGTCTGACAAGGGAATTCACAAGCCCAGGAAGAATGGGTTGGAATCGGTGGAAAATATTGTAAGTGCGATCGCTACCCAGATATTACCGCGATCCATATCAATGGAAGATTTGTTAAACCAGATTAATCAAGCTTTAGCTATCAACAGTCAAAATGAAAAATGCTAA